The following are encoded together in the Bradyrhizobium sp. CCGUVB1N3 genome:
- the cimA gene encoding citramalate synthase — MSKERLYLFDTTLRDGAQTNGVDFTLADKQVIAQMLDELGIDYVEGGYPGANPQDTEFFAEKPKFAHARFTAFGMTRRAGRSVSNDPGVAALLEAKADAICFVAKASAYQVRVALETTKEENLASIRDSVSAAKKAGREVMLDCEHFFDGYKEDADFALACAKAAYEAGARWVVLCDTNGGTMPHEVETIVTEVIKHIPGDHVGIHAHNDTEQAVANSLAAVRAGARQIQGTLNGLGERCGNANLCSLIPTLRLKKEFADVFEIGVTGEKLASLVKVSRTLDDMLNRAPNRHAPYVGESAFVTKTGIHASAVLKDPQTYEHVAPEAVGNHRKVLVSDQAGRSNVIAELDRAGIAYDKSDPKLTRLVEELKEREAQGYAYESANASFDLLARRTLGKVPHYFEVEQFDVNVEQRYNALGERVTVALAVVKVDVAGERLISAAEGNGPVNALDVALRKDLGKYQKYIEGLKLIDYRVRILNGGTGAVTRVLIESEDENGDSWTTVGVSPNIIDASFQALMDSVIYKLVKSGAPA, encoded by the coding sequence ATGAGCAAGGAGCGCCTGTATCTGTTCGACACCACGCTGCGCGATGGCGCGCAGACCAATGGCGTCGACTTCACGCTCGCCGACAAGCAGGTCATCGCGCAGATGCTGGACGAGCTCGGCATCGACTATGTCGAGGGCGGCTATCCCGGCGCCAATCCGCAAGATACGGAATTCTTCGCCGAGAAGCCGAAGTTCGCGCACGCTCGCTTCACCGCGTTCGGTATGACGCGGCGGGCGGGGCGGTCGGTCTCCAACGATCCCGGCGTTGCAGCGCTGCTGGAGGCAAAGGCGGACGCGATCTGCTTCGTCGCAAAAGCCTCCGCCTACCAGGTGCGCGTTGCGCTGGAGACCACGAAGGAAGAAAACCTCGCCTCGATCCGCGACAGCGTCAGCGCTGCGAAAAAGGCCGGCCGTGAGGTCATGCTCGATTGCGAGCATTTCTTCGACGGCTACAAGGAGGACGCGGACTTCGCGCTCGCCTGCGCGAAGGCAGCCTATGAGGCCGGCGCGCGTTGGGTCGTGCTGTGTGACACCAATGGCGGCACCATGCCGCACGAGGTCGAGACAATCGTCACGGAGGTCATCAAGCACATCCCGGGCGATCACGTCGGCATCCACGCCCATAACGATACCGAGCAGGCGGTGGCGAATTCGCTCGCGGCCGTGCGTGCCGGCGCGCGCCAGATCCAGGGGACGTTGAACGGGCTGGGCGAGCGCTGCGGCAACGCCAATCTCTGTTCGCTGATCCCGACCTTGAGGTTGAAGAAGGAGTTTGCCGACGTCTTCGAGATCGGCGTCACCGGCGAGAAGCTCGCGAGCCTCGTCAAGGTCTCGCGCACGCTCGACGACATGCTCAACCGCGCGCCGAACCGGCACGCGCCTTACGTCGGCGAGAGCGCCTTCGTCACCAAGACCGGCATCCACGCCTCGGCCGTGCTGAAGGATCCGCAGACCTATGAGCATGTGGCGCCGGAGGCTGTCGGCAATCATCGCAAGGTGCTGGTCTCCGACCAGGCCGGCCGCTCCAACGTCATCGCCGAGCTCGACCGCGCCGGCATCGCTTACGACAAAAGCGATCCCAAGCTGACGCGGCTGGTCGAGGAGCTGAAGGAGCGCGAAGCGCAGGGCTACGCCTACGAGTCCGCCAATGCGTCGTTCGATCTCCTGGCCCGCCGCACGCTCGGCAAGGTGCCGCACTATTTCGAGGTCGAGCAGTTCGACGTCAATGTCGAGCAGCGCTACAACGCGCTCGGCGAGCGCGTCACCGTTGCGCTCGCCGTGGTGAAGGTCGATGTCGCCGGCGAACGCCTGATCTCGGCGGCGGAAGGCAACGGCCCCGTCAACGCGCTCGACGTCGCGCTGCGCAAGGACCTCGGCAAATACCAGAAATACATCGAAGGCCTGAAGCTGATCGACTACCGCGTGCGTATCCTCAATGGCGGCACCGGCGCGGTCACGCGCGTTCTGATCGAGAGCGAGGACGAGAACGGCGACAGCTGGACCACGGTCGGCGTTTCGCCCAATATCATCGACGCCTCGTTCCAGGCGCTGATGGATTCGGTGATCTACAAGCTCGTGAAGTCAGGCGCGCCTGCGTAG
- a CDS encoding TIGR00730 family Rossman fold protein: protein MSTLKTVCVYCGSGPGTNPRFIEGAKALGRALAENNVRLVYGGGSLGMMGAVATSVLDHGGSVTGIIPDFLRMRENALTRVQEMVVTPDMHERKRLMFERSDAFVALPGGVGTLEELVEQLTWKQLGRHAKPVLLANIDNFWEPLFSLLSHMRQTEFIRAGLNVDILMADRVEDILPKLKAAAAQVAEAEKSLAPEVARKL, encoded by the coding sequence ATGAGCACTCTTAAAACCGTCTGTGTCTATTGCGGCTCCGGCCCAGGAACCAATCCCCGTTTCATCGAAGGCGCCAAGGCGCTCGGTAGGGCGCTCGCCGAGAACAACGTCCGCCTCGTCTATGGCGGCGGCTCGCTCGGCATGATGGGCGCAGTCGCGACCTCCGTGCTCGATCACGGCGGCAGCGTAACCGGAATCATCCCCGACTTCCTCCGGATGCGCGAGAACGCGCTGACGCGCGTGCAGGAGATGGTCGTCACGCCCGACATGCACGAGCGCAAGCGGCTGATGTTCGAACGCTCCGACGCCTTCGTGGCGCTGCCCGGCGGCGTCGGCACGCTGGAGGAGCTGGTCGAGCAACTCACCTGGAAGCAGCTCGGCCGCCATGCCAAGCCCGTGCTGCTCGCCAATATCGACAATTTCTGGGAACCGTTGTTCTCGCTCCTGTCGCACATGCGCCAGACGGAATTCATCCGCGCCGGTCTCAACGTCGACATCCTCATGGCCGACCGCGTCGAGGATATCCTTCCGAAGCTGAAGGCGGCTGCCGCGCAGGTGGCCGAGGCGGAGAAGAGCCTCGCGCCGGAAGTTGCGCGGAAGCTGTAG
- a CDS encoding DUF2189 domain-containing protein — protein sequence MATLYSDNIIRRHVFGDAATYPVRKIGLSDLREALRLGWEDFQAMPSHAIVVCVLYPVLGLVLFRMVLGYSVLPLLFPLAAGFALIGPFAAIGLYELSRRRERGEEVDAWDAIKVLRAPSFGAMLELGVLLLVLFGAWIGVANAIYVTIFGHAAAASIPDFATRVLTTPEGWSLIIVGCGVGFLFAVLALCVSVVSFPLMLDRHATAIDAIRTSLRAVAANPVAMAAWGLIVAALLVIGSLPLFVGLAVVLPVLGHATWHLYRRVVEPNPNPPDEAPPPPKGRRYAADFPANLFPWSREGE from the coding sequence ATGGCCACTCTGTATTCCGACAACATTATAAGACGGCACGTGTTCGGCGACGCGGCCACTTATCCAGTTCGCAAGATCGGCCTCTCCGACTTGAGAGAGGCGCTGCGCCTGGGTTGGGAAGATTTCCAGGCGATGCCAAGTCACGCGATCGTGGTGTGCGTGCTCTATCCCGTTCTCGGCCTCGTCCTGTTCAGGATGGTCCTCGGCTATTCGGTGCTGCCGCTGCTTTTCCCGCTGGCTGCCGGGTTTGCCTTGATCGGCCCCTTTGCCGCGATCGGTCTCTACGAGCTCAGCCGTCGCCGCGAGCGCGGCGAGGAGGTCGATGCATGGGACGCGATCAAGGTGCTGCGAGCCCCGTCGTTCGGCGCCATGCTGGAGCTCGGCGTGCTCCTGCTCGTCCTGTTCGGGGCCTGGATCGGCGTCGCGAACGCGATCTACGTCACAATCTTCGGCCACGCGGCAGCTGCGAGCATTCCCGACTTCGCAACGCGCGTGCTGACGACGCCGGAGGGATGGTCGCTCATCATCGTCGGTTGTGGTGTCGGCTTCCTGTTTGCGGTGCTGGCTCTGTGCGTCAGCGTCGTATCGTTTCCGTTGATGCTCGACCGGCATGCGACTGCGATCGATGCGATCCGCACGTCGCTGCGTGCGGTGGCGGCGAATCCGGTGGCGATGGCTGCGTGGGGCCTGATCGTCGCGGCACTGCTCGTGATCGGCTCGCTACCGCTCTTTGTCGGCCTCGCCGTCGTCCTGCCGGTGCTCGGCCATGCCACCTGGCACCTTTATCGGCGGGTTGTCGAGCCGAATCCAAATCCACCCGACGAGGCGCCGCCGCCCCCGAAGGGAAGGCGCTACGCAGCGGACTTCCCGGCCAATCTCTTTCCGTGGAGCCGCGAGGGCGAGTAG
- a CDS encoding phosphatidylcholine/phosphatidylserine synthase yields the protein MTPYDFKNPDVRRRRFRPIPVRMLVPNVITLLAICAGLTSIRLSIEGRMTLAVYAIVFAAALDGIDGRIARLIKGQSKFGAELDSLADFVNFGVAPGLMLYFWQLHELRNAGWIAAMVFAISMGLRLARFNATLDDPNKPPFASNYFTGIPAPAGAITVLLPIYAAFLDLGRWPAAVTAGYTLLIAFLMVSRLPVFSGKSVRMRVPPELVLPVFVGVIFFIALLISYPWYILLAGSVLYLLALPLGWRSYQKQARAFAAASPAPVGVTPPGPASTLTPNLPEPPRDDRPERLH from the coding sequence ATGACGCCCTACGACTTCAAGAATCCCGACGTGCGCCGCCGGCGGTTCCGCCCGATTCCGGTCCGGATGCTGGTGCCCAACGTCATCACGCTGCTGGCGATCTGCGCTGGCTTGACCTCGATCCGGCTATCGATCGAGGGGCGGATGACGCTCGCGGTCTATGCGATCGTGTTCGCCGCGGCCCTCGATGGCATCGACGGCCGCATCGCGCGGCTGATCAAGGGCCAGTCGAAATTCGGCGCCGAGCTCGACAGTCTCGCGGACTTCGTCAATTTCGGCGTGGCGCCCGGCTTGATGCTGTATTTCTGGCAGCTCCATGAGCTGCGCAACGCCGGCTGGATCGCGGCCATGGTGTTCGCGATCTCCATGGGCTTGCGGCTCGCGCGCTTCAACGCCACCTTGGACGATCCCAACAAGCCACCCTTCGCGTCGAACTATTTTACGGGCATCCCGGCGCCCGCCGGTGCGATCACGGTGCTGCTGCCAATCTATGCGGCGTTCCTCGATCTCGGGCGCTGGCCCGCGGCGGTGACGGCCGGCTACACGCTGCTGATTGCCTTCCTGATGGTGTCGCGGCTGCCGGTGTTCTCCGGCAAGTCGGTGCGCATGCGCGTGCCGCCGGAGCTGGTGCTGCCGGTGTTCGTCGGCGTGATCTTCTTCATCGCGCTCCTGATCAGCTATCCCTGGTACATCCTGCTGGCCGGCTCGGTGCTTTATCTCCTGGCCCTGCCATTGGGCTGGAGGTCCTATCAGAAGCAGGCGCGCGCATTCGCCGCGGCCTCACCCGCGCCGGTCGGCGTCACGCCGCCCGGCCCCGCGTCGACGCTGACGCCGAACCTGCCGGAACCCCCGCGCGACGACCGGCCCGAGCGGCTGCATTAG
- a CDS encoding VOC family protein has translation MIDHISVGVSDLDRSAKFYEAMLATLGLTRLVIRPGTVGFGKAYPEFWINLRAGMAPVAPGSGVHICLRAKTTTEVDAFHAAALAAGGASDGAPGIRPHDRVRYYAAFVTDPDGNRIEAVTFPSE, from the coding sequence ATGATCGACCACATCTCCGTCGGAGTCAGCGATCTCGATCGCTCCGCAAAATTCTACGAGGCCATGCTCGCAACGCTCGGGCTCACGCGGCTCGTGATCCGGCCGGGGACGGTCGGTTTCGGAAAGGCCTATCCGGAATTCTGGATCAATTTGCGCGCCGGAATGGCGCCCGTAGCGCCAGGGAGTGGCGTCCACATCTGCCTGCGGGCGAAGACGACCACCGAGGTCGATGCGTTTCACGCCGCAGCCCTTGCGGCGGGCGGCGCTTCCGACGGTGCGCCGGGCATCCGCCCGCATGACCGCGTGCGCTATTACGCGGCCTTCGTTACCGATCCCGACGGCAATCGCATCGAGGCGGTGACGTTCCCGAGCGAATAG
- a CDS encoding GNAT family N-acetyltransferase, with amino-acid sequence MARALPKPALRPFLPADVPVLAAIFASAIEELTGDDYNEAQQEAWMAAAEDDEFGRQFAADLTLVATLDGSPVGFASLRGSDHIRMLYVHPAVSGQGIATLLVDALEKLAGGRGTTSLTVDASDTAQGFFAKRGYTAQQRNSVTINDEWLANTTMKKTLGAPQ; translated from the coding sequence ATGGCCCGAGCACTCCCCAAGCCCGCGCTGCGGCCGTTCCTGCCGGCCGACGTTCCGGTCCTTGCCGCGATCTTCGCATCTGCCATCGAAGAGCTGACCGGCGACGACTACAACGAGGCGCAGCAGGAAGCCTGGATGGCGGCGGCGGAGGACGACGAGTTCGGCCGCCAGTTCGCCGCCGACCTGACGCTGGTCGCAACGCTGGACGGCTCGCCGGTCGGCTTTGCCTCGCTGCGCGGCAGCGATCACATCCGCATGCTCTATGTGCATCCCGCGGTGAGCGGGCAGGGCATCGCGACCCTGCTGGTCGATGCGCTGGAGAAGCTTGCCGGCGGCCGCGGCACCACGAGCCTGACGGTCGATGCCAGCGATACCGCGCAGGGCTTCTTCGCCAAGCGCGGCTACACCGCCCAGCAGCGCAACAGCGTCACGATCAACGACGAATGGCTCGCCAACACCACCATGAAGAAGACGCTCGGAGCGCCACAATGA
- the cysS gene encoding cysteine--tRNA ligase, producing the protein MDLRLHDTLTREKRAFVPLDPKNVRMYVCGPTVYDFAHIGNARPVIVFDVLFRLLRHLYGEAHVKYVRNITDVDDKINDRAARDFPGLPLNEAIRKVTEETGRQFHADVDALGALRPSVEPRATEHIGEMSEIIEKLVAGGFAYVAEDHVLFSPQAMNAANSELPRYGALSNRSLDEMVAGARVDVAPYKRGNTDFVLWKPSKPGEPSWPSPAGIGAPGRPGWHIECSAMAWKHLGTHFDIHGGGIDLVFPHHENEVAQSCCAFHQSRMANYWMHNGFLQVESEKMSKSLGNFITIRDLLADWPGEVLRLNMLKTHYRSPIDWTLKSLEESGKTLDDWYRVAADVPPGEPAASVIEPLLDDLNTPQTIAALHGLRNASDAAGLAASLRLLGFLSETGAQWEGRKRQASGVDASEIDRLIAERAAARARKDFKESDRIRDELAAKGVVLKDGKDADGKPVTTWELA; encoded by the coding sequence ATGGACTTGCGTCTTCACGATACGCTGACGAGGGAAAAGCGCGCTTTTGTGCCGCTCGATCCAAAGAACGTCCGCATGTATGTCTGCGGACCGACCGTCTACGACTTCGCCCATATCGGCAATGCGCGGCCGGTGATCGTGTTCGACGTGCTATTTCGGCTGCTCCGCCATCTCTATGGCGAGGCGCACGTCAAATATGTCCGCAACATCACCGACGTCGACGACAAGATCAACGATCGCGCCGCGCGGGATTTTCCAGGGCTGCCGCTCAACGAGGCGATCCGCAAGGTCACCGAGGAGACGGGCCGGCAGTTTCACGCCGACGTTGACGCGCTTGGTGCGCTTCGGCCGAGCGTCGAACCGCGCGCGACCGAGCATATCGGCGAGATGAGCGAGATTATAGAGAAGCTGGTTGCCGGCGGCTTCGCCTATGTCGCCGAGGACCACGTCCTGTTTTCGCCGCAGGCGATGAACGCGGCCAATTCCGAGCTGCCGCGCTATGGCGCGCTGTCCAATCGCTCGCTGGATGAGATGGTCGCCGGCGCCCGGGTCGATGTCGCGCCGTACAAGCGGGGCAACACGGACTTCGTGCTGTGGAAGCCTTCGAAGCCCGGCGAGCCGTCATGGCCGTCGCCGGCCGGCATCGGGGCGCCGGGCCGTCCGGGCTGGCACATCGAGTGCTCGGCCATGGCCTGGAAGCATCTCGGCACGCATTTCGACATTCATGGTGGCGGCATCGATCTCGTGTTTCCGCATCACGAGAACGAGGTCGCGCAGAGCTGCTGCGCCTTCCACCAGTCGCGCATGGCGAACTACTGGATGCACAATGGCTTCCTCCAGGTCGAGAGCGAGAAGATGTCGAAGAGCCTCGGCAACTTCATCACCATCCGCGACCTGCTTGCGGATTGGCCGGGTGAGGTGCTGCGTCTGAACATGCTGAAGACGCATTACCGCTCGCCGATCGACTGGACCCTGAAATCGCTCGAGGAGAGCGGCAAGACGCTCGACGACTGGTATCGCGTTGCGGCGGACGTTCCACCGGGCGAGCCGGCTGCGTCGGTGATCGAGCCGTTGCTGGATGACCTCAACACGCCGCAGACGATCGCGGCGCTGCATGGTCTGCGCAACGCGTCCGATGCCGCCGGCCTGGCGGCGTCACTGCGGCTGCTCGGCTTCCTGTCTGAAACCGGGGCGCAGTGGGAGGGACGGAAGCGGCAGGCAAGTGGCGTCGATGCGAGCGAGATCGATCGTTTGATCGCAGAGCGCGCGGCCGCGCGTGCGCGGAAAGACTTCAAGGAGTCCGACCGCATCCGCGACGAGCTTGCCGCCAAGGGCGTCGTGCTCAAGGACGGCAAGGACGCCGACGGCAAGCCGGTGACGACCTGGGAGCTCGCGTGA
- a CDS encoding phosphatidylserine decarboxylase, which translates to MAMSILDSIQRQIPPIHKEGYPFIGIFALVSLLLFWLWSPLGWIGTALTVWCALFFRDPVRVTPVREGLVVSPADGRVSMITMALPPAELGLGDRPLPRVSIFMSVFNCHVNRAPIAGRIDRIAYRPGLFINAELDKASEDNERNSLVISSAQGRIGVVQIAGLIAKRIVCFVKEGQSIGAGERFGLIRFGSRLDVYLPLGTRALVSEGQTAIAGETVLADIVADDAGRSYRAS; encoded by the coding sequence ATAGCGATGTCCATTCTCGATTCGATCCAACGGCAGATCCCGCCGATCCACAAGGAGGGCTATCCCTTCATCGGCATCTTCGCCCTAGTGAGCCTCCTCCTGTTCTGGCTCTGGTCGCCCCTGGGGTGGATCGGCACCGCGCTCACGGTGTGGTGCGCGCTGTTCTTCCGCGACCCTGTCAGGGTGACGCCGGTGCGCGAGGGGCTCGTGGTATCGCCGGCCGACGGGCGGGTCTCGATGATCACTATGGCGCTGCCGCCGGCCGAGCTCGGGCTCGGCGACCGGCCGCTGCCGCGCGTCTCCATCTTCATGAGCGTGTTCAACTGCCACGTGAATCGTGCCCCGATCGCGGGCCGGATCGACCGCATCGCCTACCGGCCGGGCCTGTTCATCAATGCCGAGCTCGACAAGGCGAGTGAGGACAATGAGCGCAATTCGCTGGTGATCTCCTCGGCGCAGGGGCGGATCGGCGTCGTCCAGATCGCCGGCCTCATCGCCAAGCGCATCGTCTGCTTCGTCAAGGAGGGCCAGTCGATCGGCGCCGGCGAGCGGTTCGGCCTGATCCGCTTCGGTTCGCGGCTCGACGTCTATCTGCCGCTCGGCACAAGGGCGCTGGTCTCGGAAGGCCAGACCGCGATCGCCGGCGAGACGGTTTTGGCCGATATCGTCGCTGACGACGCCGGCCGGTCCTACCGCGCCAGTTAA
- a CDS encoding ABC transporter ATP-binding protein/permease, whose translation MAHPHSSPAGGDVPDAARNSAERATLAGTLAHLWPYTWPSDRFDLKMRVVWSMVLLLIAKLITLSVPFTFKWATDALTGANTAPVEASNWHLWVIASPLVLTASYGATRILMAVLTQWRDGIFARVAMHAVRKLATITFIHMHELSLRFHLERKTGGLTRVLERGREGIEVIVRMVILQLIPTIVEVSLLMAVLFWQFDWRYVVATLITVVIYMYYTYIATEWRIGIRRTMNDSDTEANTKAIDSLLNYETVKYFGAEAREAQRYDRSVERYEEASVKTYTSLAVLNTGQAVIFTLGLTATMLMCAIGVRSGRNTVGDFVLVNAMMIQLYQPLNFMGMVYREIKQAIIDIEKMFGVLSREAEIKDAPDAKPLVVSAGSVRFEDVRFAYETARPILKGISFEVPAGKTVAIVGPSGAGKSTISRLLFRLYDVSGGKILIDGQDIRDVTQGSLRASIGMVPQDTVLFNDTIRYNIRYGRWDASDADVEQAARLAQIDNFIRMAPKGYETQVGERGLKLSGGEKQRVAIARTVLKAPPILVLDEATSALDSHTEHEIQGALDRVSKNRTSLVIAHRLSTIVGADEIIVLDQGRIAERGTHASLLAFGGLYASMWNRQREAEAAREKLAKIADSAEAPNREPPPVDDVLTTPAAAE comes from the coding sequence ATGGCTCACCCTCATTCGTCCCCCGCCGGCGGCGACGTCCCTGATGCCGCGCGCAACTCCGCGGAGCGGGCGACCCTGGCCGGAACGCTGGCGCATCTGTGGCCCTATACCTGGCCGAGCGACCGCTTCGACCTGAAGATGCGCGTGGTCTGGTCGATGGTGCTGCTGCTCATCGCCAAGCTCATCACGCTATCAGTGCCGTTCACCTTCAAATGGGCGACCGACGCGCTGACCGGCGCGAATACGGCGCCCGTGGAGGCCTCCAACTGGCATCTCTGGGTGATCGCTTCGCCGCTGGTCCTCACCGCAAGCTACGGCGCGACGCGTATCCTGATGGCGGTGCTGACGCAGTGGCGCGACGGCATCTTTGCCCGCGTCGCCATGCACGCGGTGCGCAAGCTTGCCACCATCACCTTCATCCACATGCACGAATTGTCGCTGCGTTTTCACCTCGAGCGCAAGACCGGCGGGCTGACGCGCGTCCTGGAGCGCGGCCGTGAGGGCATCGAGGTGATCGTGCGCATGGTGATCCTGCAGCTCATCCCGACCATCGTCGAGGTGTCGCTGCTGATGGCCGTGCTGTTCTGGCAATTCGACTGGCGCTACGTGGTCGCGACCCTGATCACCGTCGTGATCTACATGTACTACACCTACATCGCCACCGAATGGCGGATCGGCATCCGCCGCACGATGAACGATTCCGACACCGAGGCGAATACCAAGGCGATCGACTCGCTGCTCAACTACGAGACCGTGAAATATTTCGGCGCCGAGGCGCGCGAGGCGCAGCGCTACGACCGTTCGGTCGAGCGCTACGAGGAGGCGAGCGTCAAGACCTACACCTCGCTCGCCGTACTCAACACCGGCCAGGCCGTGATCTTCACGCTCGGGCTCACTGCAACCATGCTGATGTGCGCGATCGGTGTGCGAAGCGGGCGCAACACGGTCGGCGATTTCGTGCTGGTCAACGCCATGATGATCCAGCTCTACCAGCCCCTGAACTTCATGGGCATGGTCTATCGCGAGATCAAGCAGGCGATCATCGACATCGAGAAGATGTTTGGCGTGCTGTCGCGGGAGGCCGAGATCAAGGACGCGCCGGACGCCAAGCCGCTGGTGGTGTCCGCAGGCTCCGTGCGCTTCGAGGACGTGCGCTTTGCCTATGAGACGGCGCGGCCGATCCTCAAGGGGATCAGCTTCGAGGTGCCGGCCGGCAAGACGGTTGCGATCGTCGGGCCCTCTGGTGCCGGCAAGTCGACAATCTCGCGGCTCCTGTTCCGCCTCTACGACGTCTCCGGCGGCAAGATACTGATCGACGGCCAGGACATCCGTGACGTCACGCAGGGCTCGCTGCGCGCCTCCATCGGCATGGTGCCGCAGGACACTGTGCTGTTCAACGACACCATTCGCTACAACATCCGCTACGGCCGTTGGGACGCAAGCGATGCGGACGTCGAGCAGGCGGCACGACTCGCGCAAATCGACAATTTCATCCGCATGGCGCCGAAGGGCTATGAGACCCAGGTCGGCGAGCGCGGCCTGAAGCTTTCCGGCGGCGAGAAGCAGCGCGTGGCTATCGCGCGCACGGTGCTGAAGGCGCCACCGATCCTGGTGCTGGACGAGGCGACCTCGGCGCTCGACAGCCACACCGAGCACGAGATCCAGGGCGCGCTCGACCGCGTCTCGAAGAATCGCACCTCGCTGGTGATCGCGCACCGGCTTTCGACCATCGTCGGCGCCGACGAGATCATCGTGCTGGACCAGGGCCGCATCGCAGAGCGGGGGACGCACGCCAGCCTGCTGGCGTTCGGCGGGCTCTATGCCAGCATGTGGAACAGGCAGCGCGAGGCGGAGGCAGCGCGCGAAAAGCTCGCCAAGATCGCCGACTCTGCCGAGGCGCCGAACCGCGAGCCGCCGCCGGTCGACGACGTCCTCACCACACCGGCGGCCGCCGAGTGA
- a CDS encoding DUF2865 domain-containing protein gives MADMPESLSLSRSRSILAGAALISALALGTEALAQSGPPGPPPPAQAAPGANPICSRLEGQLAVLDRGGSGDPAKDDQIRRYQDSATRQQAELDRLTSQAKRMGCDSSGFFSLFNNQSAQCGPVNTQIQQMRANLDQITSNLERLRSGGPGSYSPDRDNQRRSVLASLAQNNCGPQYANAAQSQGPGNFLSNLFGGGNNANPAGAPPADLGPQSGTYRTVCVRTCDGAYFPVSFATVPARFPDDEKTCKALCPAADAALYAYRNPGEDMNAAVSVSGQAYTALPNAFKFRGEFNPSCSCKAAGQSWADALKSADDKAAVEQQGDIIVTEESAKKMQQRQLTKGAAANGKKGAPPPAAAANAPAAPAAPADSAATTTSENKPIRSVGPTFIAPKQ, from the coding sequence ATGGCGGATATGCCGGAATCTCTCTCTCTCTCTCGCTCCCGTTCGATCCTTGCCGGCGCCGCGCTGATCAGCGCGCTCGCCCTCGGCACCGAGGCCCTCGCACAATCAGGTCCCCCCGGACCGCCGCCGCCCGCGCAAGCGGCGCCCGGAGCGAACCCGATCTGCTCGCGGCTGGAGGGGCAACTCGCCGTGCTTGACCGCGGCGGCAGCGGCGATCCCGCCAAGGACGACCAGATCCGCCGCTACCAGGATTCGGCGACCCGCCAGCAGGCCGAGCTGGATCGCCTCACCTCGCAGGCCAAGCGCATGGGCTGCGACAGCTCCGGCTTCTTCTCGCTGTTCAACAACCAGTCGGCGCAATGCGGTCCGGTCAACACCCAGATCCAGCAGATGCGGGCCAATCTCGACCAGATCACCTCCAACCTCGAGCGGCTGCGCTCGGGCGGTCCGGGCAGCTACAGCCCCGACCGCGACAACCAGCGCCGCTCGGTCTTGGCCTCGCTCGCGCAGAACAATTGCGGCCCGCAATATGCCAACGCCGCGCAATCGCAGGGCCCCGGCAATTTCCTCAGCAACCTGTTCGGCGGCGGCAACAACGCCAATCCGGCCGGCGCACCGCCCGCGGATCTCGGCCCGCAGTCGGGGACTTATCGTACGGTCTGTGTCCGCACCTGCGACGGCGCCTACTTCCCGGTATCGTTCGCCACCGTGCCGGCGCGCTTCCCCGATGACGAGAAGACCTGCAAGGCGCTGTGCCCGGCAGCCGACGCCGCGCTCTACGCTTATCGCAATCCCGGCGAGGACATGAACGCGGCGGTCTCCGTCAGCGGCCAGGCCTACACCGCACTCCCGAACGCCTTCAAATTCCGCGGCGAGTTCAACCCGTCCTGCTCGTGCAAGGCCGCGGGCCAGAGCTGGGCGGACGCGCTGAAATCGGCCGACGACAAGGCGGCGGTCGAGCAGCAGGGTGACATCATCGTCACCGAGGAGAGCGCGAAGAAGATGCAGCAGCGTCAGCTCACCAAGGGCGCGGCGGCCAACGGCAAGAAAGGCGCGCCTCCTCCGGCCGCGGCGGCTAACGCACCGGCCGCTCCTGCTGCGCCAGCGGATTCCGCCGCGACGACCACGAGCGAGAACAAGCCGATCCGCTCAGTCGGGCCGACCTTCATAGCTCCGAAGCAATAA